The genomic region TCTTTAGAATCTCCCTAAATTTATGCTCTGAAATTCTTGAACGAATTATATATTTGTTTTCCATTGTCCCTCCTAGTATTACAACAAAATAATTTTTGTTTAACTAGGATTGAACCAAAATAATATATCTCAAAAACAAAAAATTCTCAGATCTGTAAAATATAAATTTTTATGATAATTTAATGAAAAGTTATCAAGTCAAATTCATAACATTCTGGAAAATAAAAAATTATATGCAATTTTTCATTTAATGATAAAAGCAAATTTTTCATTTTAAAAAACAAAAATAGGTTTTTTTTTGTTTTTTCAGGTTTTTTCAGGTTTTTTCAGGAAAAATAATGTATATTATATTATGAGACAATATAATCGTATATTGCTTGACTATAAAAATGTGAGGATTTTGTGGTTGACTTTGTTGTTGACATTGATTTTGGATATTATAGTTCAGATGTAGTAATAAACAGAGGACGGTTCTCTCTGCCGACAATGTTTCGTTCGGCAACCGACAGAGAACAAGATTTTGTAATTTTTTGCGACAAAGCAAACGGCACACTCAGAATTACAACTGCAAAATTGTTTGATATTTACAGAAAAAACGAAATGAAAACATCGACGAGAAGTTCGTTTAACCCTCATAAATACGAACCAAAGGGCGATCCGCAATGGCGTGGTAATTTCTCGGCGGTTCAAATGGCTTTTTTGGGAAATCCGGAAAAAGTGATATTCACCGGAATGGATTGGTTTATTGAGGTAAAAAATCCGAATACCAGTTCCGACAACAAGGACGAAATCAAAGAAAATATAGAAAAAGCCGATGAAATGATGTATAAACATTTTCCAAAGAAATTATAAGGACGAAAAACAAAAAATGATAAATGCAAAGAAGATACATTTTTTAGGAATTGCGGGAAGCGGATGTTCCAATATGGCTATGTGGCTGAAAATGCGAGGATTTGATGTCTCTGGAAGTGATATTTCTCAATCTGATACGATACAAAACTTGCAAAAAATGGGAATTCCGGTTCAAATCGGACACGATCCGCAAGAAAATATGATTGGAAACAGTGATTTAGTCGTCTTCAGTTCGGCAATAAAAGAAAACAATCAGGAATTAATTTTTGCAAAAAACACCCAAAAAACCGTAATCAAACGAGCGAAAATGTTGGCAATGATGACAGAAGAGGCAGAAAATTCCATCGCTGTTTCCGGATGTGCAGGGAAAACAAGCACAACCGGATTTTTATCTTCTGTCTTTTGCGCGGCAAAAAAAGATCCGTCAGTGATTTTAGGCGGAGTTTTCGCCGGAAAAGAAAATGGAATGCGTGTCGGAAACGATAAATATTTTCTGGTTGAGGCTGACGAATATGACAGAAGTTTTTTAGAAATGAAAAACATTAAACTTGCTATTTGTACCGGATTAGAGGCGGAACATCTTGACACTTACGGCTCTTTCAACGGGGTGAAAGACGGATTTGTGAAATTTTTCACGGACAGTATGCGTAAGGATGACGCGATAGCGCTTGTCTATACCGGCTCACAGGGAGTAAGGGATATTTATTCGAGAATAAAATGCAGAAAAATTTCTTATGGATTCGATTTTGACAATGACTATAGAGCGATTGACGACGAGTATAAAAACGGAGTTTTAAGTTTTTGTGTAATGAAAAACAGAAAAAATCTCGGAAAAATCTCGCTAAAACTAATAGGTAAACATAACGCTTTAAACGCTTTGGCGGCAATCGCAGCAGGAATGGAAACGGGAATTCCTTTTGAAGAAGCGGTAAAAGGCGTGGAAAATTTTGATGGAATAAAAAAAAGAATGGAAAAAATCACAGAAATCGGCGGCATTAAAATCTATTCCGATTACGCGCATCATCCAAGCAAAATTTCTGCGACGCTTTCTGCGTTTAGGCAAACAAATCCAAAACGTATTATAACGATTTTTCAACCGCATACATATACCAGAGTCCGTGATTTTGCTCAAGATTTTGCAAATTCGCTTGAAAAAGACAGTGACTTTATCTTTTTAACGAAAATTTACGGCGCACGGGAAAATGAAATAGACGGGATAAGCGAAAAAAGTATTGCTAAATATTTTGAAAAAGAAAATTATAAAATTGTTGCAAAACAGGATATTGCAAAAGAATACCGGAAAATCGCAAAAAGCGGCGACATTGTTATATTTATGAGCGCTGGCGATCTTGATTTGGAAATTGAAAATTTTATTAAGGAATTCGATAATGGCTAAAAAGATAATCGGACCTAAAACCCAAAAAATGATAATAGAACAAAAGAGGGAAAAAAGTAAAATTATAAATAAATTTCTTTTCTATATTTGCATCGTAATGGGTATTAGCGCCGTTTTTTTGCAAATTTATCCCAAAATCTGCAAAAAAACAAAATCTTTTGTGACTATATATAATTATACCGTTAAAGGAATGGAAAATATGGACTCCGTTGAAATTATAAATTGTATAGAACTTGACGAAAATTCAAATTTCTTCAATATTCATACAGATTCAATCACACGTAAAATAGAAAGAATTAAATGCGTTGAAAAGGCAAAAGTCAGTGTGAATCCATTTTCAAATTCATTAGACATAAAAATAATACAAAGAGTGCCCAGTTTCATTGTCAATATAGAAAATGAATTGTATTGGGCTGACAAGAACGGATTTTTATGGAAAAATCCTAAACTTCACAAAACCGACGGTTATTGTTTGATAGTAGGATTAGAATCTCATAAAGACGAAATAGGAAATAAAATTACAAAAAATGATATGGAAAGATTACAGAAAACATATTCCCGTATTAAAGGAAAAGCAAATTCAAATAATATAAAAGCTATTTCATTCAAAGAAAACGACATTATAGAATTTGCGGCAAGCAATATTTCCGTACCTATCGTCCGCCTTAACGCGACATTACGCTACGGAATGGACGAAATAATAAAATTTGAGGATATTCTGAGAAAAAACGGAAGACCTCCCGTCAAATATTTTGATATTTATGAGAATGCTATATTCGCGAAATAAATAGGAGGAATTATGGATAGATATATAGTCGCTATAGACATAGGTTCGGAAACCGTTAAAACCGCTATCGCAAACAAAGATGACGACGGTATTCTACATATATTAGGATATGCTGTCGCACCAACCGAAGGATTTGAATACGGAAACGTCAAAAATATGGACAAACTAAAAAACAGTATAATGACGTCCGTAGACGAAGCGCAGCAAAAATGGGGAGAATTCATAGATACTTCCGTTATGCCTATTTATTATTCGATTTCAGGAAACAAAATTACCGATAGAAATATAGAAAGCGATAGTTGGCCCATTAAAAATGTAGATTCCAATACAGGTAGAGGAAGCGTTTCTTCCGAAGATATAGAATGGCATAAGAGACATCTTGAAACAAGTATAATACCGCGAGGACAAAAGATGATATCTATGATTCTGCAGTGTTTTGCAGTAGATGAAAACGTATCTATAGAAAATCCCATCGGTTTAAGCGGACAATCAATGAAGGCGGCGGGTCATATTATAATAGATTCCGAAAGTCACATAAACGATTTGGAAAACGCTATAAAAAAATCATTTTTTGAAGATTTTGAAAGCGTTACGGATGCTGACATAAAACTGATTCCGGTTGCGTCCGGTTACGCGTCTTGCCTTGCCGTTCTCACGGAAGAACAAAAAGAAACAGGAGTCGGTCTTTTGGATATTGGAGATTCTTGCAGCGATTTATCGGTTTTCGCAAACAAATATCCGATTAAAACATACACCAACTATATCGCCGGAACTACAGTAACAAAAGATATTATGAGTCTTTTGGGAATTTGCGAAAGTGAAGTAGAAAAAATAAAAAAAGAATGCGCTTGTGCAAACCCTTCTAAAACGGGAAGTAAAGAATATGTAGAAATTATTTCTCACGACGGAGAAAAGAAAGAACTTAAATTGGAAACTTTAGCGAGTTTGGTTAACGCTCCTATAAAAGAACTATTTGAAAACATCAGAAATACGCTGGACTGTAACATCGACAACACGACTTACAGAAAAATTATTTCAAATAACGGAATAATTCTTACCGGAGGGACGGCGAATCTACGTGAAATAGCGTCAGTTGCAATGGAAGTATTGGAAGTCCCGACCAAGATCGGAAAACCTAAAGCAAAGAAAATAAACGAATTCCCGGAAATAAACGAAGATACTTCTTTCTCGACTTTAATAGGTTTGTGCATATATGGAACTAACGATTTCACGATTGCCGGAACAATAAAAAAGAAAAAAAAATCGACAAAATTCAAGCAGAACGGCTCAAAAAACATTGCAGGTAATTTTTTTATAAATTTATGGGAAACGTTAAAAAAGATACAGATTTCATAACAATAAAAGGAGGATTTATGAAGATGGATTTTTCACGGATGGACATTGAGCCGACACTCAATGATGAAAAAACAAAAAACGCCGCTCCGATTGCAGCGAAAAACAATGCTTCTCAAGATGAGTGGGTTGACGAATTAGGCGATATGGATTTCGTCCCTCCTACCGTAAACACAATCGTATTTTCCGTTGGAAATGCAGGAGGTAACATTTTAAAGTATATGGGAACGAGCAATATCTGCAAAAACGTAAAATACGTCATCGCCGATACCGATTATGCCGCTCTTAAAACAAAAGAAATGCCTAACTGTAAAAGAATATTGCTTGGTGAAAAAACCTGCAAAGGTTTCGGAGCCGGAATGCATCCGGAAATAGCCAATCAAGCGGCGCTTGAAACCGAAGAAAAAATAAGGAGCGTATTCAAAGACGTAAAATTGGTATTGTTAATAGCCGGCGAAGGAGGCGGAACCGGTACCGGAGCATCCCCTGTTATCGCAAGAATTGCTAAGGAAGAAGGCGCAATAGTCATAGCGATGGTTACAAAGCCGTTTGGATTTGAAGGAAAAAAAGTTATGACCAGAGCGATTAACGGAATAAACGAATTGAAGAAAGAAGTCGATGCCATAGAAGTCATAGATAACAACAAAGTAAACGCCGTTGCGGAAGAAAATACTCCGGCAATATACAAATTCAGAAAAATCGACGAATTTCACGGAAATATGATCGCCGGATTCATTAATGTAATAAAGGATACTTCGACGATAAACCTTGATTTTAACGATGTAAAAATGATGCTTGACGAATGCAAAGGAAACATGTTTATAGGAGTTGGCGAATCTATGTACAAAATTCCTGAAAAAAATTCGGAATGGGATTACGGCGAAAAAGCTATGATGGAAGCGGTAGAAAGAGCAATATCGTGCCCGTTAATAGACGGGGTGAATTTGTCTAACGCCAAAGGGATAATGGCTTTGTATCGCGTAGGCGAAGATATTTCTTTAGAAGTTTTGGAAAAAGCTCAAAACAGAGTTAATACCGCTACGGACGAAGAAAACGCCAACATAATCTACGGAATAAATTTCGACAAGGAAATGAACGGGAAAATAGAAGTATTGCTTATAATAGCAGGATTAGAAGAGTATAATGCCGAAAGACACGGCGACGAAAAAATTGTAGAACACATTACGTGCAGCGGGTATGGAACCGCAATAGGAATGTTTCCTACCTTTGATAACGTCAAATCGACCGTAGATATTGAGAATGACGACAAAGGTTTTAATTCAGAACCGCAAACTCAAACAATTATCGCCGGACAACCACAACAAACAGAAGAAACAAAACTTCAAGGTCCCGGAGGAAGAACTACCACTATTCTAGGTTTAGGAAATACTAAAAACTGTACGAAAAATCATATTCCGTCCATACACGGATTTGATGAAATACCACAATTTCTGCGCAAACAATGCCAATAACATAATTTGAAATGCGGAAATTACTTTCCGCATTTCAAATTAAAAGAGGAAATAGTGAGAATTCTCGGAATAGACCCTGGATCAATAGCGACCGGATTTGGAGTGATAGACATAGTTTCATCAAAAATCCGTCCGGTCGAATACGGAGTTATTACTCTTAATAGGAAAGAAATTCTTCCTATTCGTTTGTGTGTAATTTTTGACGAAATAAAAAACGTTATAAGTAAAAATAAGCCGGATTTAATTTGTGTGGAAACGCCGTTTTTCGGGAAAAACGCAAATTCTGCATTTGTTTTGGGACAGGCAAGGGGAGTTATTATGCTGTCCGTCGGGCAAAGCGACATAAAATTTTGCGAATATTCTCCTACCGAGATAAAAAAAGCTGTAACGGGAAACGGGCTTGCAACAAAAGAACAAGTGGAATATATGGTAAAAACGATTACCGGAATTTGTGAAGAAAAGATAAAAAGCGACGCTTATGACGCTATTGCATGCGCCATTTGCGGATATAACAATTATTCGTTTACTTCTTACGGTTTTTAACAAAAACAAAAAAACATATGGAAAATATTTCTAAAACTCTTAATAATCTCCCGCAAAATTCAGGTGTTTATATTTTCAAAGATGTTACGGAATACGTTTTGTATATCGGCAAAGCGGTAAATATAAAAGACAGAGTTTCATCGTATTTTAACAGCGACAGAGACATTCGCTTTCAACTTCCTCGTCTGGTAGAAAAAATAGAAAAAATAGAATTTATAATATGCTCAAACGAGGTTGAAGCGCTGGTTTTGGAAGCAAATTTAGTTCGCCGCCATCAACCGCCATACAATATTCTACTAAAAGACGACAAACATTATCCATATGTTAAAATTACGAAATCCAGTGAAGAATTTCCAAGAATTTTAATAGTACGCAAAATAAGCGGTGACGACGATGTATATTTTGGCCCTTTCACCGACACGACAATGCTTAGATTCGTCGTATCGTCTTTAAAAAAAATTCTAAAAATCAGAAATTGCAACATGAATATAACAAGTGAAAAAACAAGCAGACCTTGCATTGATTTTTCTATGAACCTTTGCCGGGCGCCATGTAATCAAAGCATCTGTCGAGAAGATTATTTTATGTTAATCGAGCAGGCAATTAGGTTTTTTCGCGGACAACAAAAAGATATAATATATTATATAGAAAGCAAAATGGGTGAATTTTCACAGGTTATGGAGTACGAAAAAGCCGCATATATGCGCGATATACTTTTTGGAATAAAAAAATTGGCTCTCAAACAGAACATCGACTTGCGTAATCTTAGTTTGAATTGCGACGTTTTTGCGGTTTTTGAGCAAAGTAAATACATTTGCTTTACTATAATGAACGTGCGAAGAGGAAATTTAATAAATCAGAACAATAGGATAATCCCCATAAACGGCTGGAATTACGACGGGCGCGCAAAGTTAATTGCGGATTATTACGCTACAAGCGCAAACGATGTTCCTAAAAATATTGTTTTGTCTTCCGAATTTGCGCAAGACGCAGATTTAATCGGCGACTTTATTTCTCAAAAATACAAATCGCGCGTTTTTGTTTCAAAAGGCGGATATGCCGCAAAATTAGTAAAACTTGCAGAAAAAAATTGCAACGTTTACCTTGCCCAGCAGTATATCAATAACCCTGCAGAAATCCTTGAAGAACTTGCCAACGTCTGTAATCTTCCAAAAAT from Chitinispirillales bacterium harbors:
- the murC gene encoding UDP-N-acetylmuramate--L-alanine ligase; the encoded protein is MINAKKIHFLGIAGSGCSNMAMWLKMRGFDVSGSDISQSDTIQNLQKMGIPVQIGHDPQENMIGNSDLVVFSSAIKENNQELIFAKNTQKTVIKRAKMLAMMTEEAENSIAVSGCAGKTSTTGFLSSVFCAAKKDPSVILGGVFAGKENGMRVGNDKYFLVEADEYDRSFLEMKNIKLAICTGLEAEHLDTYGSFNGVKDGFVKFFTDSMRKDDAIALVYTGSQGVRDIYSRIKCRKISYGFDFDNDYRAIDDEYKNGVLSFCVMKNRKNLGKISLKLIGKHNALNALAAIAAGMETGIPFEEAVKGVENFDGIKKRMEKITEIGGIKIYSDYAHHPSKISATLSAFRQTNPKRIITIFQPHTYTRVRDFAQDFANSLEKDSDFIFLTKIYGARENEIDGISEKSIAKYFEKENYKIVAKQDIAKEYRKIAKSGDIVIFMSAGDLDLEIENFIKEFDNG
- the ruvC gene encoding crossover junction endodeoxyribonuclease RuvC, with product MRILGIDPGSIATGFGVIDIVSSKIRPVEYGVITLNRKEILPIRLCVIFDEIKNVISKNKPDLICVETPFFGKNANSAFVLGQARGVIMLSVGQSDIKFCEYSPTEIKKAVTGNGLATKEQVEYMVKTITGICEEKIKSDAYDAIACAICGYNNYSFTSYGF
- the uvrC gene encoding excinuclease ABC subunit UvrC is translated as MENISKTLNNLPQNSGVYIFKDVTEYVLYIGKAVNIKDRVSSYFNSDRDIRFQLPRLVEKIEKIEFIICSNEVEALVLEANLVRRHQPPYNILLKDDKHYPYVKITKSSEEFPRILIVRKISGDDDVYFGPFTDTTMLRFVVSSLKKILKIRNCNMNITSEKTSRPCIDFSMNLCRAPCNQSICREDYFMLIEQAIRFFRGQQKDIIYYIESKMGEFSQVMEYEKAAYMRDILFGIKKLALKQNIDLRNLSLNCDVFAVFEQSKYICFTIMNVRRGNLINQNNRIIPINGWNYDGRAKLIADYYATSANDVPKNIVLSSEFAQDADLIGDFISQKYKSRVFVSKGGYAAKLVKLAEKNCNVYLAQQYINNPAEILEELANVCNLPKIPHTIEAFDISNVGDKFCVAGMVHFYGLNPDKSNYRRFKIKYVEGQNDFAMMNEAIKRRLNQLIDDKKSFPDLLLIDGGKGQLSAAQKAIQEFDNPPMLISLAKKQEIIISPYRDDEIRFDESHPVRRLMERIRDEVHRFAVTYHRKIRGRQFSRTILQDIKGIGGKKSEILLKKFGSIQEISKKTIEELSGVKGITQNDAQRILSEIKSII
- a CDS encoding FtsQ-type POTRA domain-containing protein is translated as MAKKIIGPKTQKMIIEQKREKSKIINKFLFYICIVMGISAVFLQIYPKICKKTKSFVTIYNYTVKGMENMDSVEIINCIELDENSNFFNIHTDSITRKIERIKCVEKAKVSVNPFSNSLDIKIIQRVPSFIVNIENELYWADKNGFLWKNPKLHKTDGYCLIVGLESHKDEIGNKITKNDMERLQKTYSRIKGKANSNNIKAISFKENDIIEFAASNISVPIVRLNATLRYGMDEIIKFEDILRKNGRPPVKYFDIYENAIFAK
- the ftsA gene encoding cell division protein FtsA — encoded protein: MDRYIVAIDIGSETVKTAIANKDDDGILHILGYAVAPTEGFEYGNVKNMDKLKNSIMTSVDEAQQKWGEFIDTSVMPIYYSISGNKITDRNIESDSWPIKNVDSNTGRGSVSSEDIEWHKRHLETSIIPRGQKMISMILQCFAVDENVSIENPIGLSGQSMKAAGHIIIDSESHINDLENAIKKSFFEDFESVTDADIKLIPVASGYASCLAVLTEEQKETGVGLLDIGDSCSDLSVFANKYPIKTYTNYIAGTTVTKDIMSLLGICESEVEKIKKECACANPSKTGSKEYVEIISHDGEKKELKLETLASLVNAPIKELFENIRNTLDCNIDNTTYRKIISNNGIILTGGTANLREIASVAMEVLEVPTKIGKPKAKKINEFPEINEDTSFSTLIGLCIYGTNDFTIAGTIKKKKKSTKFKQNGSKNIAGNFFINLWETLKKIQIS
- a CDS encoding cell division FtsZ family protein gives rise to the protein MKMDFSRMDIEPTLNDEKTKNAAPIAAKNNASQDEWVDELGDMDFVPPTVNTIVFSVGNAGGNILKYMGTSNICKNVKYVIADTDYAALKTKEMPNCKRILLGEKTCKGFGAGMHPEIANQAALETEEKIRSVFKDVKLVLLIAGEGGGTGTGASPVIARIAKEEGAIVIAMVTKPFGFEGKKVMTRAINGINELKKEVDAIEVIDNNKVNAVAEENTPAIYKFRKIDEFHGNMIAGFINVIKDTSTINLDFNDVKMMLDECKGNMFIGVGESMYKIPEKNSEWDYGEKAMMEAVERAISCPLIDGVNLSNAKGIMALYRVGEDISLEVLEKAQNRVNTATDEENANIIYGINFDKEMNGKIEVLLIIAGLEEYNAERHGDEKIVEHITCSGYGTAIGMFPTFDNVKSTVDIENDDKGFNSEPQTQTIIAGQPQQTEETKLQGPGGRTTTILGLGNTKNCTKNHIPSIHGFDEIPQFLRKQCQ